The genomic window AATCCAAAGGTTTATCATAAATCGTGGTTCATAAGAAGCGGTTTTAATCTGATGAATTCATATAGTGGGTGGATGGATGTTTTTATGGAGCTTGAGGGCAGTAACGATCCCTACAACTCAGATGGATTGTTCCTGCTAGAAGTTGACGAGTTTAAGCGCCTATTTCATGATGTGACATTTTACTCCGGTCCAGATTTGAGTTATGGATCTACAAATCTTGTGCCTGAAGATCCTGTTTTAAAAGTAAAGTTTAAAAACGATTATGTAAAACCTGTGAAAGTAAGAATTCAAAGTCAGGACCCCAAAACGGGGAATATTTCTACAAAGACAATCACTTGGGCTTTGGGCTATAAAGAAAGCATTATGATAGATTTGTCTGAAAAAGGTATCAAGGATCGTTCTAAAGTGAGAATTGTTGTTCTTGTGAATAATGAAACGAATTATTCTAGGTATTTCTATTACCATTCTAAAGCGTCCAGGACAATCAATTTTAATTACTGTCCTGAGACTCGTTAAAGGAATTGTTTATGTCTATTCTAAGTAAAAAAATCGTTGCTCTTAATCGAGAACATCTTGAACAACTTATTGAAGAATGTATTAAAAAAGAGGGTTTAAATTGCGACCTTAATTCCATTGATGTCTCTAAAGTGACCGATATGAGCGGCTTGTTCTATTGCTCTTCTTTCAATGGTGATATCAGTAAATGGAAAGTGAAAAATGTTACTGACATGAGCGAGATGTTCTGCGGTTCTGAATTTAATGGCGATATCAGCAAGTGGAAGGTGTCAAATGTTACTAATATGAACTGCATGTTCTTTAAATCGCAATTCAACGGCGATATCAGCAAATGGGATGTGTCGAATGTAACTGATATGAACGGCATGTTCTGTAGGTCTAAATTTAATGGTAACATAAGCAAGTGGAAAGTTTCGAAAGTCACCGATATGAGTGGCATGTTCCTTAATTCGCAATTCAACGGCAATATTAGCAAATGGGATGTATCGAACGTGACTGATATGAATTGCATGTTTCAATTTGCCGATTTTAATGGCGATATTAGCAAGTGGAATGTGTCAAAAGTAGACAATATGGTTTTGATGTTTTATCATTCCAAATTTAATGGCGATATTAGTAAATGGAATGTGTCTAAAGAGGCCGATATAAGCAGGATGTTCTTTTTTTCGGCTCTAGAAGATTCTGACAAAATACCTGATTGGTACAAAACTCGGCTATGGACATTGTAAAAAAACCTGTGTGGCACGTGTCCACACAGGCTGGTTGTTTGGGGGTGGGATTCTTTATGTGTATGTTATTTGGAGAAAACCTTGATGTGTTGGCTGTTGTCCTTCTTCACCGGGACAC from uncultured Fibrobacter sp. includes these protein-coding regions:
- a CDS encoding BspA family leucine-rich repeat surface protein; the encoded protein is MSILSKKIVALNREHLEQLIEECIKKEGLNCDLNSIDVSKVTDMSGLFYCSSFNGDISKWKVKNVTDMSEMFCGSEFNGDISKWKVSNVTNMNCMFFKSQFNGDISKWDVSNVTDMNGMFCRSKFNGNISKWKVSKVTDMSGMFLNSQFNGNISKWDVSNVTDMNCMFQFADFNGDISKWNVSKVDNMVLMFYHSKFNGDISKWNVSKEADISRMFFFSALEDSDKIPDWYKTRLWTL